In the genome of Zobellia nedashkovskayae, the window AACAATCGCTTCATATTGCCAACCAGAATATTATATTCTCTAGAAACGAAAATGCCCGCAACCGGATAAACACCGTGTACATGGTTATCTTTTTCCTAGGAGGAGCTCTGGGAACAATTTTAGGTGCCTTCGCATGGCAACATTACCAATGGGTAGGTGTCTCCATTTTAGGGCTTATCCTTTCGGTCACAACCCTAGTAGCCCATTTAATATACGGCGATAAGAATATGTAAAACTTAGTTTTTAAACTTAAGTACTTCTGACCTCCCCTTTTTGAAGATTTTGTTACTGGCCCCTTTACCCTTGCGTAATTTTTTCTGCTCTTCAAAAGGCAATTCATGCACTTCTTTACATGAGTCCGAACAGCAGTCATTCATTTTTTCAGCACATTCCTCACATTGAATAAACAAAAGATGACAAGCTTCATTGGCGCAGTTTACGTGGTTATCGCAAGGATTCCCACATTGGTGACAATTCGCAATAACGTCATCTGTAATCCGCTCACTACGGCGGTGGTCAAAGACAAAGTTTTTACCTAGAAATTTATTTTCCAGTTTTTTGTTCTCTACTTGGCGGGTATAATCAATTATTCCGCCCTCTAATTGATAGACTTGTTTAAAACCTTTGTGCTTGTAATAGGCACTTGCTTTTTCGCAACGTATTCCACCGGTGCAGTACATTACCAGTTTTTTATCTTCCTTATGGTCTGCGAGGTCTTTTTCTATAATATCTAGCGAATCTCTAAACGTATCTACATCCGGAGTTATGGCATTCTTAAAATGACCAATTTCACTCTCGTAATGATTACGCATATCTACCAAAATGGTATCTGGGTCATCAATTAGTTCATTAAATTTTTCAGCACCAACGTGAATTCCTTTGTTTGTAACATCAAAAGTTTCATCTACCAGGCCATCTGCAACAATCTTTTTTCTAACCTTAACCTTCAGTTTCAAAAAGGAAAGATTATCCTGCTCTATGGCTATATTCAATCGTACATTTTCTAAAAAGGTGATGCTGTCCAAATGAGCCTTAAACAGTTCAAAATTCTCCGCAGGAATAGATAATTGGGCGTTTATACCTTCATTAGCCACATAGATACGCCCAAGAACGTCTAGTTCGTTCCAATTAATGAAAAGGTGATTTCTTAATAGTTCAGGATTGCCAATCTGTGCATATTTGTAGAAAGAGATGGTCAAACGTTCTTGCCCGGCTTCTTCAATAAGAGCCGCTCTTTCTTTTGCACTTAAGTTATTGTACAGTTGCATGCTATACCAATGTTTTAAGTTTATAAAGAGTTTTCTAAGGCCGCAAAGATAAGAAATATTGATAATTCTTTTCTATGTATAGAATTAAGTCTCCCAGACCAACATCCACAGTAAAAATAAAAAGAGCCCTGGTAAAATACCAAGGCTCTAATTGACCGTTCCTATTTTTCTTTTTCATAGCATCTTTCAAAAACACATAAAAAAGGAACTGGTCTCCATTGCTCCCTAACACTAAAAAGGGAAGCTTATTTGAGTTAGTTTCCGATTATTAAATCAAAACAATATTTTAAATAAGATACGACGCCATTCTAAGGGTTGCGTCAGAGAAACAACTTTTAATAAACACATATCTTTAGACGGTTAATAATCTTATGCCTTACAGGCTTAAATATCAATTTTGAAAATTTTAACGTATTGAGAATAAGTTAAAAACTAGTTGCCCTTTTTTAGAAAATGAAGCATAGAACTGGCATTATGATAAAAGAAATGGTAATTTAGCAACCCTTAAAAAAAAGAAAATATGAGCTCGGAAAAAGATGCAAAACTCAAGGCCCTTAAGTTGACCTTGGATAAATTGGACAAGACTTACGGAAAAGGTGCCGTAATGAAAATGGGAGATAGTGTGGTTCAAGATGTTGAAGTCATTCCTTCCGGTTCATTAGGCCTAGATATAGCCTTAGGAGTTGGCGGCTACCCACGTGGCAGAGTCATTGAAATATATGGTCCAGAATCATCTGGTAAGACCACTTTAACGCTACATGCCATGGCGGAAGCTCAAAAAAATGGGGGTATTGCTGCGTTTATTGATGCAGAGCATGCTTTTGACCGTTTTTATGCGCAAAAGCTTGGTGTAGATATAGACAACCTTATTATTTCTCAACCAGATAATGGTGAACAAGCATTAGAAATAGCCGATAACCTTATCCGTTCAGGAGCTATTGATATTGTTGTGATTGACTCCGTTGCTGCTTTAACTCCAAAGAGTGAGATTGAAGGCGAAATGGGAGACTCTAAAATGGGACTTCACGCAAGGTTGATGTCGCAAGCACTTCGTAAACTTACTGGGTCTATTAGCAAAACCAACTGTACGGTTATTTTCATTAACCAATTACGTGAGAAAATTGGTGTAATGTTCGGAAACCCTGAAACTACTACTGGTGGAAACGCATTAAAATTTTACGCATCAGTACGACTTGATATTCGTAGATCTACACAAATTAAGGATACAGACGGTAATGTTCAAGGTAACAAAACACGTGTAAAAGTGGTAAAGAACAAAGTAGCTCCGCCATTTAGAACTACTGAGTTTGATATCATGTACGGCGAAGGAATTTCTAAAGTTGGTGAGATCATTGATCTTGGTGTAGAGTATGAAATAATCAAGAAAAGTGGTTCATGGTTCAGTTATGGCGATACTAAATTAGGACAAGGTCGTGATGCAGTTAAATCTTTGTTACTAGATAATCCAGAACTTTTTGAAGAATTAGATGGGAAAATAAGAGCTGCTATAAAAGCCCTTAAAGACGCATAAATACTTCTTCTTATATATTTGCGCCGATAAGAAACAACAAACATCGTTGTTTCTTATCGGCGCAACTTTTTATTATAGCTTAAAGCTACTTCACGCAACCCTTGCATCTATTTTTCATCTACTAAGAAAAATTGAAGTACTATGAGGAAATCATACCTTAAGATTTTAGGCTTAGCATCCTTGCTAATTATCGCATCTTGTAGCTTAGATGACGATCGCGTAAACTTTCAATACACACCACTTCACATAACCAATGCCAGTTTACCTGATACATTTGAATTAGGTCGAGTGTATACTGTAGATGTGAATATTCTTAGACCGGACGATTGCACCCTACTAGACCAGTTTGATGTACGACGTTCGTTTACGGATAGTACACAAATTAGAACCGTATCTGCAGTAGGTATTACGCTGGATAAAGAAAACTGTATTGAAGTTAATGACGAATTACAAGACGGATTTCAATTTGAGGTACTCTATACCAAACCGTATATTTTTAGATTTTATACCGGTGATAATACGGAAAGTGAACCCGAATTTTTAGAAATAGAAGTGCCGGTAAAAGAATAATTATCTTTAACCTAAGCCATTAAAAATTTCTAATACATTCTTTCAAAGCCTGTAAACCACAAGTTTTTAAAAACACCATACCGCTTTGGGTCTAGAAGAACTCATAAATAACTGTAAGAAGGGCAACAGACAGGCACAAGAACAATTGTACCGGGATTATTCCCGAATATTGTTTGGTATCTGCCTGAAGTATTCGCGCAACAAAACAGAGGCCGAAGACAACCTACATGACAGTTTTATGGTCATCTATAAAAAAGTTGATCAATTTAAGTTTAAAGGTTCTTTTGAAGGATGGCTTAAACGTATTACCGTGAATACGGTTCTTCAAAAGTATCGCAAAGAGGAGCCACTTAGTTTGGTGACAGAAAATACGGAAGAGGCAGAACCGGAGGTAGACGGAGATTATGAACACGTAAATTTAGACACTTTACTGAAGCACATTCAAGAACTGCCGGATAAGTATCGCCTAACATTCAATCTTTATGTTCTTGACGGATATACCCATAAAGAAATCAGTGAGCTTTTAGGCACCACACAAGGCACATCAAAAAGTAACCTGGCCCGTGCCCGAAAACTTTTAAGAGAAAAAATAGAAATTACAAAGAATAAAGCCATCATTGGTCTACTCATCTTCTTTTTATTAGGATTTTGCGTTTAGCCTTTGGAAAATAGTACATCAAAAAAACAAAATACCGAGTACCTAAGCATTGAAGGATGAGTAAGAAAAATATAGATAATTTGTTCCAAGAGAAGTTTCGCGACTTCGAGGAAATTCCGGACGAAAAGGTCTGGAACGGCATTGAGGCCTCTTTGGATAAAAAGAAAAAGAAAAGGGTCATTCCTATCTGGTGGACATTAGGTGGCGCAGCGGCAGCTTTGGTTATTGCTCTTGTTGCATTCTACCCTTTTTCAAAAAATGACGTAGCTCCAAATATTATATCTAACACCGAAAAGGTTAATACCACTAAGGATGACTCGTTAAAAAATACCAATGAGTCTATTATAAAGCCAGCTGAAAATATAGATGAAGCAGTTGTAATTAGTTCCAAAGCAGACAATGTTGCTAATACGACTACTAACTCTTATCAAGAGAAAAAAGAAGATAGGAATTCTAATGCCTTAAGTGCGGAGGCAGCCAAAAAAGATGCTAAAAATAAGAGTGGCCATACTCCAGCTTTTAAAACGGCTCAAGACACTGAGCTTGCTCAAGTCGACAAAATAGAAGATGCGGTAAACGCAAAAACCGACACCAAAAATTCAGATAAAGTCGATTATGCTTTTGGGTCTGAAAAAAATCAAAAAGCCCTTATCTCATCAGACGATTCTCGGTCAAATGATGATTTTAATTCATCTAAAAATAATCCAGCTGAAGCGGCAAGTATTGCATCAAAAGAGAACAGTTCTAACAACCAAAAAGCTAATACAGATGATTTTGAAAATTCGACTAGCAAAAGGAATATAGTCGATAACCCTGATATAATAAGTGAATCTGTGGTTACGGAAAACACCTTAGAACCAGAAGAAAAAAAGGAGACAGAAAAGAAATCTATTTTTGATGAAAATGAAACTGAGGAAGAAATTATAAACGCAGATAAAAGTGGGCGTTGGTCTGCAGGACCCAATATTGCTCCGGTTTACTACAATGCCCTTGGTGAAGGATCACCGGTTAATTCCATCTTTAACGAAAACTCAAAGTCCGGTAATACCAACCTCAGCTACGGGCTTACTGTTGCCTATGCAATAAATAAAAAATTAAGCATCCGATCAGGGCTGAATAAAGTAGATTACGGGTATGATACTAATGGCGTGGGTTTTTCATCTACCCTACAAGAAGCTTCTACCGAAAAAATACAAAATATAGACTATACTAGTACCGCCAAAAACATAGTGGTTACCAGCCAAAGCGGTAATTTTAGTAGTTCACCAACTTCTGATTCTATGTTCGCTTTTGAGATATCTAATGCTAGTAGCTCGCAGAGAGACGGAACTATGGCACAGCAATTTGACTATCTAGAAGTGCCATTAGAGCTAGATTATGCTTTAATAGACCGTAAGTTTGGATTAAATATCCTTGGCGGAATTAGTTCGCTCTTCTTAATTGACAATTCTGTAACTCTCACTTCTGGTGAATTAACTACGGAAATAGGTGAGGCAAACAACGTGAACTCTGTTAACTTTAGTACGAACATTGGTTTTGGGGTTAATTATAAATTTACACCCAAGATTCGCTTCAACGTAGAACCCGTTTTTAAATATCAACTAAATACCTTTTCAGATGTATCGGGCGATTTTAGACCGTTTTCAATTGGGGTGTATAGCGGTCTTAATTTCAAATTCTAAAATTTCATCCAAGCATTTCGAATTACCTGAATTTATTGATTTTCCTTAATTATGCATAGGTTTACCAAATAATTATCTGATTATTTAAGTTGATGAAACAGAAACTTCAAATTTTTAAGGCGGTAGCATTGCACTCTAGCTTTACAAAGGCAGCTGAACAGTTATTTATTTCGCAACCTGCCGTTTCTAAAGCCATCCGTAGTATTGAAGATGAATATAAAACTACATTTTTTCTTCGGAAACGTAATTCTATTGAACTTACAGAAGATGGCAAAGCGTTCTTAGTATATACCAATAGAATATTAGAAATCCATGCCGAAATAGAGAATCAATTTCTACATCAAAAAGAACATATTCCAGATTCAATCCATTTTGGGGCCAGTACCACATTAGTCAATCATATCGTTCCAAAGATTATTGCCAAGTTTAGAACGCAACATCCGCATACCAATTTTGATATTAAAAGTGGTAATTCAGAAGAAATAGAAGAGTCTATACTGAACCAACAATTAGACTTTGGTATTACCGAAGGAAGCAATACCAACCGCAAACTGCATTATAAAAAGTTTATAAAAGACGAAATTGTATTGGTTACCAGTGTCAAGAACCATGCGTTCAAACAAAGTACCATAAGCACAGAAACGCTTCAAAAACTACCCATGATCGAGAGAGAAATGGGTTCGGGAACCAGAGAAATCATATATGAGTTTATAAAAGAATATCAGATTAAAAAACTGAACAATATAGTAACCCTGAACAGCACGGAGGCCATTAAAAACTACCTTAACCATTCAGATACTTTTGCGTTGCTCTCAATTCACGCCATTAATGAAGACCTCGTTGCCAACAAACTTAAAATTATAGACATTAAGAATGTGACCATTGAACGCTGGTTTTATTTTGTATCAAGAACTGGTTACCAGTCCAATGTAATGGACTACTTTGAAAAATTCGCCAGAAACAACTATAACTTTTAGTTATTTCATATAGCATTTTAAATTGCTTAAAAGTAATTTAACTCGCTTACTTTTGTATTATCAAATCAGGGTAATATGAAAGATAGAATAGCAAAAGTGGTGTTTTTAGGTATTGCTCTTTTCGTTTTTAGCGGATGGGTCAATAGCCCTACTGCCTTGCTACTTGGTTTTGGATTTACTTTATTCTTTGACAATCCTTTTAAAGACCATTGTCATAAAGCTATTCATTCATTTCTTAAAATAGCAGTAGTGGGTCTTGGTTTTGGTATGTTCCTAAAAGAAACGTTGGAAACCAGCAAAGAAGGATTTACCTTAACTTTTCTCTCTATTATATTAACTGTAAGCCTTGGGTTTTTACTAACTAGATTTTTAAAATTAGACACTAAGTTAGGGCATCTTATTACTTCCGGAACTTCGGTTTGTGGTGGTAGTGCTATTGCAGCTATTTCGCCTGTAATAAATGCTAAGAGTAGGGTCATTAGCATTGCGTTGGCCGTTGTTTTTCTTCTAAACTCCGTAGCCTTGTTTGTTTTTCCGGCAGTTGGGCATTACCTCAACTTAACCCAACATCAATTTGGTCTTTGGTGTGCGGTTGCTATTCATGATACAAGTTCTGTAGTTGGTGCGGCAATTGGTTATGGCGATGAAGCTTTGCGGATTGCAACAACCGTAAAATTATCTAGAATGCTTTGGATAATACCTTTATCCTTACTTTCTATGTTTGTTTTTAAAACGAAAAGCGAAAAAGTAAAAATGCCTTATTTCATTCTTCTTTTTATAGGGGCCATCATCATAAACAGCTATCATCTCATACCAGCCCCAGCAACTAGTTTTTTAGTATCTAGCTCTAAGCACTTGCTAATACTTACTTTGTTTCTTGTGGGTTCTACCATCTCCTTACGAGACTTAAAACAAACAGGTGTAAAGCCCATGGTTCTGGCGGTTTTACTTTGGGTTTTTATATCCGTCCTTTCCTTAACGTATATTCTATATTAGTTTTAGTATACACTGGTTATCTTGTTTGAAGTTCTTTCAGAATAACAGCTCTAACGTTTTCTCTCAGGTTAACCTTATCGGGTTCGGAAAGACTTTCAGTTTTGAAAAACTTATGCACCTTAGCTCGAATTCGGCCCGGGCCACCGCTAAAAAAAGAAAAAGAGAATCGCTTTTTATTATCATAGAACGTAATTGGAACGACCGGTATTTTATGAGCTATGGCCATTCTAAAAGCACCATCTTTAAAAGAATCCAAAACAATACTTTCATCATCAGGAACGCCCCCTTCAGGAAAAATACAGATACTTAAACCTTGAGCCAACCGTTTTTGGGCTCGTCTATAAACTGCCGTTCTGCTTTTGGCATCACTACGATCCACCATAATACAGACCCGTTTAAAGAAAAATCCAAAAAGAGGGATTTTAGCCAATTCTTTCTTCCCCACAAAAACAAAAGGGTTTTTGCTAATGTAGAGCATCAGCATAATATCTAACATACTAGTGTGATTCGCCACAAGCATGTAGCTTTTTCTCTTTTCTATATTTTGCTCCCAAAATACTTTTGGCGGGCAGCCCATACCATATAAAATAGGTGTAGCCCAGAGGTTTCTAGCCATCCAAAAAAATTGGGGATACCACTTTTCGGACAAAGTACTAATCAATAAAAACGGAAAAAATAATAGGATGGGCAAGGCAACCAAAATATAGAACCAAATACGGTACAAGGTGTAGCCTATTTTTTTAAGTAGTCTGGGCATAAAATCAAAAGTAACAATTTTACGAGGTATAATACATTTCTTTTATCTTTGGGCTTCTTTGAAAACAAGCAAATGGCAAGAATATTAACAGGAATACAAAGTACAGGCACACCACATTTAGGAAATATTTTAGGTGCAATCATGCCAGCAATAGAAATGGCGCAAGACCCAAAGAACGAATCGTTTTTGTTCATTGCGGATATGCATTCCCTCACACAGATTAAAAATGCGGAAGAATTACGCAGAAACACCTACTCCATTGCTGCCACTTGGCTTGCTTTTGGATTGGACATTGAAAAGACTGTTTTTTATCGTCAAAGCGATGTTCCCCAGGCCACTGAACTTTCTTGGTACTTAAGTTGTTTCTTTCCTTTTCAGAGATTAACATTAGCTCACGGGTTCAAAGATAAAGCGGACCGTCTTGATGATGTGAACGCAGGATTATTTACATACCCTATGTTGATGGCCGCAGATATTCTTTTATATGATGCCAATATTGTTCCGGTAGGAAAAGATCAGATGCAGCACTTAGAGATGACTAGGGATGTAGCTTCTCGTTTTCATAATCAAATGGGTGAAACCTTTGTCATTCCAGAAGTAAAGGTTCAAGAAAATACAATGTACATTCCTGGAACAGATGGTGAGAAAATGAGCAAGAGTAGAGGCAACCTCATCAACCTTTTTCAGACCGATAAAAAATTGAGAAAACAAATCATGGGCATACAGACAGATAGTACGCCAATGGAAGAACCAAAAGACCCAACTAACGATAACGTTTTTGCACTTTATAAAATACTGGCCGCTCAAGAACAGATTGAAGAAATGAGCGCCAATTACCTTGCTGGTAATTATGGCTATGGTCATGCCAAACAAGCACTTTACGAAGTCATTGTTAACAAATTTGGTGATGCTCGGGAGAAGTATGATTACTACATGAACAACACTAAAGAAATTGATGATGCCCTAGCAATAGGTGCTGAAAAAGCACATAAAGTTGCGGATGGTGTACTCCAAAGAGTACGCGCAAAACTGGGATATTAAAATTTAACAAAACCGACCACTTGGTCGGTTTTGTTTTTATAATGCTTTAAAATAAACTAGAATCGCTCGGTTTTCAGGAGGTTTTTTACCGATAAAGCCCCAATAAAGCTATTCTTTGAGCTTTGGGAGTAATTTTACAAACCAGTCAGTCGGTAGTTTTAAAGTTTTATTTTTTGTTTATGTTAAATAGCTTCGAAGAGTTTTCCGGGTAGGGGACGTATGACACCTTTCATTTCCATATTCAAAAGTGTAGAAGATACTTTGAATACAGGTAGCTTACATTCCAAGGCCACACTATCCAACAATTGCTTCCCATTTTTCTGTAAATAATCATAAATGGATTGCTCTGCAGGTTCAAGCTCTACAAAGAGTTGTTTTTGAATTGTTTTAGTTTCTTTCTCGGCAATGTCCCATCCTAACAAATACACCAAATCTGCAGCGGACGTCATCATATGTGCCTTTTGCTGTTTTATAAGATTATTACAACCAGAACTATATTTATCTTGTGCTCTTCCCGGTACGGCAAACACATCTCGGTTATAACTATTCGCGATATCAGCGGTAACCAAGCTACCTCCTTTTTCGGCAGACTCTATAACCACCGTAGCTTCGCTCATACCGGCAATAATCCTGTTCCGTTTTAAAAAATTAGCACGATCTGGATTACTGGTACTTCTAAACTCCGTATAAAATCCACCATTTTTTTCTACATCCTGAACATACTTGTTGTGCACCTTAGGATATATCTGATTGAGTCCATGCGCCAAACAACCTATAGTTTGCAAATCATGCTTAACGGCTGCCTTTTGAGCAGTAATATCAACACCATAGGCAAAACCACTTATTATAATAGGGTTTAATGGGGCTATGTCTTCTATGAACTTCTCGCAAAACGCCGTACCATAACTGGTTATATTACGTGTTCCTACAATACTGATAACTTTACGCCCTTCTAAATCAATGTTACCCCTTTTATAAAGTAACACCGGACTATCAATACAATGTTTTAAGTAAGCCGGATAATCGTCATCCATAAAATAAGAAAAACCAATACCGTTCTTTTTTATGTATTCATATTCCTGTTCGGCAGATTCCTGATGTTCTCCATCATACAAACCTCTTAAAGCATGCGTTCCTATACCGTCAATTTTTAAAAGGTTTTGTCTTTTTTCTTTAAAGACAGCACTGGCACTTCCACAATGCCCAATAAGTTTCTTAATTGTTACATCTCCAATTTTTGGAGCACCTTGTAATCGTAAAATCGCAAGCAATTCATCTGTAGTCATTTATAGAAGCATCAAAGTTATCCACAAAATACACAAATTATAATGTTAATAAAAAGTTATGTTGCCACTGGTCTGACCCTATAATTTTTTCCATATTTGTGTTCTATGGGACTAGAACGCTATATCTCCGAATTAATGTACCGCTATAACTGTGTAGTTGTACCAGGTTTTGGAGCTTTTTTAACGGAACAAAAATCGGCTGTTATACATGAAAGTACTAACACTTTTTATCCACCGGTAAAGACCGTTTCATTCAACCAACAATTGTTGTCAAATGACGGACTATTGGTTTCATATGCCGCTGAGGCCCAAAATATTTCTTTTGAAGAAATGTTGAAGGAAGTAAGTGATATAGTAGCTGAATGGAAAGCTGACCTCAAAAAAGGCGGACAATTACAGTTATCCGATATCGGAACACTTTGGTACAGTTCAGAAGATAAAATCCAATTTCAACCTTCAGGTAATGTTAATTACCTAACAGCTTCTTTTGGAATGTCTTCTTTTGTTTCGGCACCGGTAACCCGCGAAGTCCTAAAAGAAGAAGTAGCAAAACTAGAAGAAAAAGTTCCGTTTGCCTTTACACCAGAAAAACGTGAAGCACTCACACTTCGTCCTTATTTGAAATATGCGGCAGTTGCCCTTATTGCTTTG includes:
- the trpS gene encoding tryptophan--tRNA ligase, with the protein product MARILTGIQSTGTPHLGNILGAIMPAIEMAQDPKNESFLFIADMHSLTQIKNAEELRRNTYSIAATWLAFGLDIEKTVFYRQSDVPQATELSWYLSCFFPFQRLTLAHGFKDKADRLDDVNAGLFTYPMLMAADILLYDANIVPVGKDQMQHLEMTRDVASRFHNQMGETFVIPEVKVQENTMYIPGTDGEKMSKSRGNLINLFQTDKKLRKQIMGIQTDSTPMEEPKDPTNDNVFALYKILAAQEQIEEMSANYLAGNYGYGHAKQALYEVIVNKFGDAREKYDYYMNNTKEIDDALAIGAEKAHKVADGVLQRVRAKLGY
- the recA gene encoding recombinase RecA, producing MSSEKDAKLKALKLTLDKLDKTYGKGAVMKMGDSVVQDVEVIPSGSLGLDIALGVGGYPRGRVIEIYGPESSGKTTLTLHAMAEAQKNGGIAAFIDAEHAFDRFYAQKLGVDIDNLIISQPDNGEQALEIADNLIRSGAIDIVVIDSVAALTPKSEIEGEMGDSKMGLHARLMSQALRKLTGSISKTNCTVIFINQLREKIGVMFGNPETTTGGNALKFYASVRLDIRRSTQIKDTDGNVQGNKTRVKVVKNKVAPPFRTTEFDIMYGEGISKVGEIIDLGVEYEIIKKSGSWFSYGDTKLGQGRDAVKSLLLDNPELFEELDGKIRAAIKALKDA
- a CDS encoding YeiH family protein, coding for MKDRIAKVVFLGIALFVFSGWVNSPTALLLGFGFTLFFDNPFKDHCHKAIHSFLKIAVVGLGFGMFLKETLETSKEGFTLTFLSIILTVSLGFLLTRFLKLDTKLGHLITSGTSVCGGSAIAAISPVINAKSRVISIALAVVFLLNSVALFVFPAVGHYLNLTQHQFGLWCAVAIHDTSSVVGAAIGYGDEALRIATTVKLSRMLWIIPLSLLSMFVFKTKSEKVKMPYFILLFIGAIIINSYHLIPAPATSFLVSSSKHLLILTLFLVGSTISLRDLKQTGVKPMVLAVLLWVFISVLSLTYILY
- a CDS encoding LysR family transcriptional regulator, with protein sequence MKQKLQIFKAVALHSSFTKAAEQLFISQPAVSKAIRSIEDEYKTTFFLRKRNSIELTEDGKAFLVYTNRILEIHAEIENQFLHQKEHIPDSIHFGASTTLVNHIVPKIIAKFRTQHPHTNFDIKSGNSEEIEESILNQQLDFGITEGSNTNRKLHYKKFIKDEIVLVTSVKNHAFKQSTISTETLQKLPMIEREMGSGTREIIYEFIKEYQIKKLNNIVTLNSTEAIKNYLNHSDTFALLSIHAINEDLVANKLKIIDIKNVTIERWFYFVSRTGYQSNVMDYFEKFARNNYNF
- a CDS encoding RNA polymerase sigma factor — encoded protein: MGLEELINNCKKGNRQAQEQLYRDYSRILFGICLKYSRNKTEAEDNLHDSFMVIYKKVDQFKFKGSFEGWLKRITVNTVLQKYRKEEPLSLVTENTEEAEPEVDGDYEHVNLDTLLKHIQELPDKYRLTFNLYVLDGYTHKEISELLGTTQGTSKSNLARARKLLREKIEITKNKAIIGLLIFFLLGFCV
- the dprA gene encoding DNA-processing protein DprA, with amino-acid sequence MTTDELLAILRLQGAPKIGDVTIKKLIGHCGSASAVFKEKRQNLLKIDGIGTHALRGLYDGEHQESAEQEYEYIKKNGIGFSYFMDDDYPAYLKHCIDSPVLLYKRGNIDLEGRKVISIVGTRNITSYGTAFCEKFIEDIAPLNPIIISGFAYGVDITAQKAAVKHDLQTIGCLAHGLNQIYPKVHNKYVQDVEKNGGFYTEFRSTSNPDRANFLKRNRIIAGMSEATVVIESAEKGGSLVTADIANSYNRDVFAVPGRAQDKYSSGCNNLIKQQKAHMMTSAADLVYLLGWDIAEKETKTIQKQLFVELEPAEQSIYDYLQKNGKQLLDSVALECKLPVFKVSSTLLNMEMKGVIRPLPGKLFEAI
- a CDS encoding outer membrane beta-barrel protein; this encodes MSKKNIDNLFQEKFRDFEEIPDEKVWNGIEASLDKKKKKRVIPIWWTLGGAAAALVIALVAFYPFSKNDVAPNIISNTEKVNTTKDDSLKNTNESIIKPAENIDEAVVISSKADNVANTTTNSYQEKKEDRNSNALSAEAAKKDAKNKSGHTPAFKTAQDTELAQVDKIEDAVNAKTDTKNSDKVDYAFGSEKNQKALISSDDSRSNDDFNSSKNNPAEAASIASKENSSNNQKANTDDFENSTSKRNIVDNPDIISESVVTENTLEPEEKKETEKKSIFDENETEEEIINADKSGRWSAGPNIAPVYYNALGEGSPVNSIFNENSKSGNTNLSYGLTVAYAINKKLSIRSGLNKVDYGYDTNGVGFSSTLQEASTEKIQNIDYTSTAKNIVVTSQSGNFSSSPTSDSMFAFEISNASSSQRDGTMAQQFDYLEVPLELDYALIDRKFGLNILGGISSLFLIDNSVTLTSGELTTEIGEANNVNSVNFSTNIGFGVNYKFTPKIRFNVEPVFKYQLNTFSDVSGDFRPFSIGVYSGLNFKF
- the trhO gene encoding oxygen-dependent tRNA uridine(34) hydroxylase TrhO, with amino-acid sequence MQLYNNLSAKERAALIEEAGQERLTISFYKYAQIGNPELLRNHLFINWNELDVLGRIYVANEGINAQLSIPAENFELFKAHLDSITFLENVRLNIAIEQDNLSFLKLKVKVRKKIVADGLVDETFDVTNKGIHVGAEKFNELIDDPDTILVDMRNHYESEIGHFKNAITPDVDTFRDSLDIIEKDLADHKEDKKLVMYCTGGIRCEKASAYYKHKGFKQVYQLEGGIIDYTRQVENKKLENKFLGKNFVFDHRRSERITDDVIANCHQCGNPCDNHVNCANEACHLLFIQCEECAEKMNDCCSDSCKEVHELPFEEQKKLRKGKGASNKIFKKGRSEVLKFKN
- a CDS encoding HU domain-containing protein, with the translated sequence MGLERYISELMYRYNCVVVPGFGAFLTEQKSAVIHESTNTFYPPVKTVSFNQQLLSNDGLLVSYAAEAQNISFEEMLKEVSDIVAEWKADLKKGGQLQLSDIGTLWYSSEDKIQFQPSGNVNYLTASFGMSSFVSAPVTREVLKEEVAKLEEKVPFAFTPEKREALTLRPYLKYAAVALIALTLGVTGFQFYKSNENNQQLARQDAEQQVSQRIQEATFFDAQPLELPTITLKTSKKAVTNIAEARMHHIIAGAFRYRTNADKKIEQLKLKGFNPSYIGTNPFGLYLVAYDSFTDSNKALEALRQIKLTQKDAWLKSGH
- a CDS encoding lysophospholipid acyltransferase family protein, with product MPRLLKKIGYTLYRIWFYILVALPILLFFPFLLISTLSEKWYPQFFWMARNLWATPILYGMGCPPKVFWEQNIEKRKSYMLVANHTSMLDIMLMLYISKNPFVFVGKKELAKIPLFGFFFKRVCIMVDRSDAKSRTAVYRRAQKRLAQGLSICIFPEGGVPDDESIVLDSFKDGAFRMAIAHKIPVVPITFYDNKKRFSFSFFSGGPGRIRAKVHKFFKTESLSEPDKVNLRENVRAVILKELQTR